The Levilactobacillus namurensis genomic interval CACTTGTATCAGCAACCTAATCAATACGTGGTGTCCTATAACGGTGGCGTGGTGGTCGAGAACCAGGGGAACCAAGTCGTGGTGAGCAACGCGATGCCGTATGATGAGGCAGCGCAGGTCTTCGCCATCATGCGCCAGTTCGACGTCGATATTCACGTTTATACGTTAAATCACCTCTATATTGATCGTTTGAGAACGGATGACCAAGCTTACTTGGCGACTCGCGGTGTGCAGTTCACCGAAATGGTTGGTGACTTCACGCAGTTCAAGGATCAGCAGATTATGAAGGTCATCTGCATGAACCCTGATTTGAAAGTCCGGCAGGCAGTCTACCAAGCCGTGACCCAGGCGTTTACCCAGGTCAACTGCACTTATTCGTCGGGCATCTACATGGAAGTGAATCATGCGGGGGTCGATAAGGGTAACGCCATCTTAGCGTTAGGACGTAAATTAGGGGTGACCGCTGCGGAGATCATCGCCATCGGGGACAATGCCAATGACCTGGGGATGTTGACCAAGGTGGGGATGCCCGTTTCTGTAGCCAACGGGATCCCAGAAGTTCAACGGGTGGCCAAGTTGGTGACGCCGCACGACTATGAACGTGGTGTGGCAGACGCAATTGAGCAACTGGTGTTAAGCGATTAGTTGGAAAGGTTTCCCATCACTGGGGAACCTTTTTTTAGTTCATGGTGAGGATGAGTTTACCGAATATCAATGGTCATCGAAATTACGACAAAAAAATACCGTTCTCTAGGAGAACGGCGGGAAAATGATTTGAATTAAGCATTAGTACCAGTGGTGGCTCTGCCAGAACTTCTTAGCCTTGGTCCAGGAACCGTACCGACCAGCAACGTACTTGTTGGCCATCTTTTCTTGGTTAACGGGGGAATAGTTCCCGTGCAGGTAGGCCTTTAAAAGTTGGTAACGGCCGTAACAGGAACCGTTGGATGCCGTGTAGCTGTAACGAGATTCACGATAGGCAATCCACTTTTTAGCGGCCTTTTGTTTCTTAGATAATGAAGCATTGATTTTAGCGATTTGTTTTTTCTGACGCGCGGATACTTTACTCGACGCTTGCGCCGTGGTTTCGACTTGAGGCATTACGCTGGTCGCTACATCGGTGACCATTCCGAATGAAAAGCCAAACTGAAGTGAACCCCATAAGTTGGAGTGAATTTCTACGCCACTAACTGGCTGGTATGTTCCCGGTATTTTACCGGGGACATACCAGCCAGTTTTGCTTTTATCCGACGATGATTGTAATAGTCAACGTAGTTAGTAATGCCGGATTCTAGCTCTTTGTAACTCCTATATTGGTGATTATGAACCGTGCCAACTTTAAGAATGTGAAAAATACTTTCTGCTACTGCGTTATCTAGGCATGTGGCCTTACGGCTCATGCTTTGGAAAACATGGGCTTGTTGAAGAATGTTCACGTATCGAAAGTTTTGATATTGAAAGCCTTGGTCTGAGTGAATTGTCATTCGATATGGTAAATCTGGCCGTTTTGCTAGTAGTCGCTTAAGTGGGCATGTTACGAAGTCGACCGTCGGTTTACGATCAATGGCCCATTCAATAATTTCTCCGTTGTAGAGGTCAATATAAGCCGTAAAGTACGCACGTTCGTTGATAGTTTGCTCACCCCAACGAACCTCAGTCACATCGGTAACGACCTTTTGAAATGGTCGATCCGTCTTGAAACGACGTTGTAAACGATTATGGGCAATTTTACCAACGGTTCCTTTATAAGAATTGTATTTCTTGGTGCGCCGATTAAACGCCTGACATAGTAGGTTATTTTCACGCATGATACGAAGTACGGCTTTATGATTTGCCTGGATTCCTTTATTTTTAAGAGCCAGAGTGACTGTTCGATATCCATAGTCTGGATTATTTAAACGAATACTTCTAATCTCATCAACTAACGTTGATGAGTTCGTTTGATATTTCCGATGACGAGCATCATGATAACTGCTACTCGACATTCTTACTGCCTTCAAAACCGCAACTAATTTAACATTGAATTTGCGCCTTAGCTCAGTAATTAGCTGGGCTTTCTCTTGGCTTGAGATTTTTTCTGTGCCAAGGCTTCGAGTTTTTCCAAGTAGGCTACCCGTATCCGCAGGAGTTCATTTTCTTCC includes:
- a CDS encoding Cof-type HAD-IIB family hydrolase, with translation MTVYKIITSDLDETLLRQDGSISPANVEAIKRATQRGVKFVPNTGRSFLSVQDLLKQLHLYQQPNQYVVSYNGGVVVENQGNQVVVSNAMPYDEAAQVFAIMRQFDVDIHVYTLNHLYIDRLRTDDQAYLATRGVQFTEMVGDFTQFKDQQIMKVICMNPDLKVRQAVYQAVTQAFTQVNCTYSSGIYMEVNHAGVDKGNAILALGRKLGVTAAEIIAIGDNANDLGMLTKVGMPVSVANGIPEVQRVAKLVTPHDYERGVADAIEQLVLSD
- a CDS encoding IS3 family transposase, with the translated sequence MSSQEKAQLITELRRKFNVKLVAVLKAVRMSSSSYHDARHRKYQTNSSTLVDEIRSIRLNNPDYGYRTVTLALKNKGIQANHKAVLRIMRENNLLCQAFNRRTKKYNSYKGTVGKIAHNRLQRRFKTDRPFQKVVTDVTEVRWGEQTINERAYFTAYIDLYNGEIIEWAIDRKPTVDFVTCPLKRLLAKRPDLPYRMTIHSDQGFQYQNFRYVNILQQAHVFQSMSRKATCLDNAVAESIFHILKVGTVHNHQYRSYKELESGITNYVDYYNHRRIKAKLAGMSPVKYREHTSQLVA
- a CDS encoding transglycosylase: MVTDVATSVMPQVETTAQASSKVSARQKKQIAKINASLSKKQKAAKKWIAYRESRYSYTASNGSCYGRYQLLKAYLHGNYSPVNQEKMANKYVAGRYGSWTKAKKFWQSHHWY